A part of Salmo salar chromosome ssa18, Ssal_v3.1, whole genome shotgun sequence genomic DNA contains:
- the LOC123728697 gene encoding LIM domain-binding protein 3 isoform X1: MDFGPQTADGFLSMQFNLLCSSPVEHAPVSTSPTHVALLASAASPNQAASPTAAYQSPEPAPVAPEPTPESYSLQQSASVSSLHGQAPPMQKAPPMYQGQSMYQGLCMQKGPPMQQGPSMYQGLCMQQGPPMQQGPPMYQGPPMQQGPPMYQGPPIHQAPPMQRHPMQQQPPMQQSSIQIPVGPPPPKVVSTACIVPAPAPVPTPATAPAAPEPPSSRPPWITDNSFANKFDPSKSTSTSMKVPALPQSAPPAPAYIPNPGSAHTPPSAPSPAYNPSPAPYNPAPAPFPPIARGVAQRAERFAANSSRAPLCGACNNMIRGPFLVALGRSWHPEEFNCHYCHTSLADCSFVEEQNAVYCENCYGEFFAPTCARCNTKIMGEVMHALRQTWHTTCFVCAACGKAFGNSLFHMEDGEPYCEKDYISLFSTKCHGCDFPVEAGDKFIEALGHTWHDTCFVCAVCHVNLEGQPFYSKKDKPLCKKHAHAINV, translated from the exons ATGGATTTCGGGCCCCAGACTGCTGATGGTTTTCTCTCAATGCAATTTAACCTCTTATGCAGTAGCCCTGTTGAGCATGCTCCAGTTTCCACCAGCCCCACACATGTCGCTCTCCTTGCTAGCGCTGCTTCGCCCAATCAGGCGGCTTCGCCTACTGCTGCTTACCAGTCTCCAGAGCCCGCCCCCGTAGCCCCTGAACCCACCCCTGAGAG CTACAGTCTGCAACAGTCTGCCTCAGTCTCCAG CCTACATGGCCAGGCTCCCCCCATGCAAAAAGCCCCTCCCATGTATCAGGGGCAATCCATGTACCAGGGGCTTTGTATGCAGAAGGGACCTCCCATGCAGCAGGGACCTTCCATGTACCAGGGGCTTTGTATGCAGCAGGGACCTCCCATGCAGCAGGGACCTCCCATGTACCAAGGGCCTCCAATGCAGCAGGGACCACCCATGTACCAGGGGCCCCCCATACACCAGGCCCCGCCTATGCAGCGACATCCCAtgcagcagcagcctcccatGCAGCAAAGCTCCATCCAGATCCCTGTGGGCCCTCCTCCACCCAAGGTGGTCAGCACAGCCTGCATTGTGCCAG CTCCAGCCCCTGTTCCAACCCCAGCCACAGCCCCGGCCGCCCCTGAACCCCCCTCCAGCAGGCCACCCTGGATCACGGACAACTCTTTTGCCAACAAGTTTGACCCCAGCAAGAGCACCAGCACCAGCATGAAAGTGCCTGCTCTACCTCAGAGTGCCCCACCAGCACCAGCCTACATCCCAAACCCTGGCTCCGCCCACACCCCTCCCTCTGCCCCAAGCCCTGCCTATAATCCCAGCCCCGCCCCCTACAACCCCGCCCCTGCCCCCTTCCCTCCCATTGCCCGGGGCGTAGCCCAAAGGGCGGAGCGCTTTGCTGCCAACAGCAGCAGAGCACCCCTCTGTGGCGCTTGCAACAACATGATCCG GGGACCCTTCCTGGTGGCCTTGGGTCGCTCCTGGCACCCAGAGGAGTTCAACTGTCACTACTGCCACACATCGCTGGCAGACTGCAGCTTTGTGGAGGAGCAGAACGCAGTGTACTGTGAGAACTGCTACGGAGAGTTTTTTGCTCCCACCTGTGCACGCTGCAACACCAAGATCATGGGG GAGGTGATGCATGCTCTGCGGCAGACATGGCACACCACCTGCTTTGTGTGTGCTGCCTGTGGCAAGGCCTTTGGAAACAGCCTATTCCACATGGAGGACGGGGAGCCTTACTGCGAGAAAG ATTACATTTCACTCTTCAGCACCAAATGCCATGGCTGTGACTTCCCAGTAGAAGCGGGAGACAAGTTCATTGAAGCACTGGGTCATACCTGGCACGATACCTGCTTTGTCTGTGCG GTGTGCCATGTGAACCTGGAGGGCCAGCCCTTCTACTCCAAGAAGGACAAGCCCCTGTGCAAGAAGCACGCTCACGCCATCAATGTGTAA
- the LOC123728697 gene encoding LIM domain-binding protein 3 isoform X2, whose amino-acid sequence MDFGPQTADGFLSMQFNLLCSSPVEHAPVSTSPTHVALLASAASPNQAASPTAAYQSPEPAPVAPEPTPESLHGQAPPMQKAPPMYQGQSMYQGLCMQKGPPMQQGPSMYQGLCMQQGPPMQQGPPMYQGPPMQQGPPMYQGPPIHQAPPMQRHPMQQQPPMQQSSIQIPVGPPPPKVVSTACIVPAPAPVPTPATAPAAPEPPSSRPPWITDNSFANKFDPSKSTSTSMKVPALPQSAPPAPAYIPNPGSAHTPPSAPSPAYNPSPAPYNPAPAPFPPIARGVAQRAERFAANSSRAPLCGACNNMIRGPFLVALGRSWHPEEFNCHYCHTSLADCSFVEEQNAVYCENCYGEFFAPTCARCNTKIMGEVMHALRQTWHTTCFVCAACGKAFGNSLFHMEDGEPYCEKDYISLFSTKCHGCDFPVEAGDKFIEALGHTWHDTCFVCAVCHVNLEGQPFYSKKDKPLCKKHAHAINV is encoded by the exons ATGGATTTCGGGCCCCAGACTGCTGATGGTTTTCTCTCAATGCAATTTAACCTCTTATGCAGTAGCCCTGTTGAGCATGCTCCAGTTTCCACCAGCCCCACACATGTCGCTCTCCTTGCTAGCGCTGCTTCGCCCAATCAGGCGGCTTCGCCTACTGCTGCTTACCAGTCTCCAGAGCCCGCCCCCGTAGCCCCTGAACCCACCCCTGAGAG CCTACATGGCCAGGCTCCCCCCATGCAAAAAGCCCCTCCCATGTATCAGGGGCAATCCATGTACCAGGGGCTTTGTATGCAGAAGGGACCTCCCATGCAGCAGGGACCTTCCATGTACCAGGGGCTTTGTATGCAGCAGGGACCTCCCATGCAGCAGGGACCTCCCATGTACCAAGGGCCTCCAATGCAGCAGGGACCACCCATGTACCAGGGGCCCCCCATACACCAGGCCCCGCCTATGCAGCGACATCCCAtgcagcagcagcctcccatGCAGCAAAGCTCCATCCAGATCCCTGTGGGCCCTCCTCCACCCAAGGTGGTCAGCACAGCCTGCATTGTGCCAG CTCCAGCCCCTGTTCCAACCCCAGCCACAGCCCCGGCCGCCCCTGAACCCCCCTCCAGCAGGCCACCCTGGATCACGGACAACTCTTTTGCCAACAAGTTTGACCCCAGCAAGAGCACCAGCACCAGCATGAAAGTGCCTGCTCTACCTCAGAGTGCCCCACCAGCACCAGCCTACATCCCAAACCCTGGCTCCGCCCACACCCCTCCCTCTGCCCCAAGCCCTGCCTATAATCCCAGCCCCGCCCCCTACAACCCCGCCCCTGCCCCCTTCCCTCCCATTGCCCGGGGCGTAGCCCAAAGGGCGGAGCGCTTTGCTGCCAACAGCAGCAGAGCACCCCTCTGTGGCGCTTGCAACAACATGATCCG GGGACCCTTCCTGGTGGCCTTGGGTCGCTCCTGGCACCCAGAGGAGTTCAACTGTCACTACTGCCACACATCGCTGGCAGACTGCAGCTTTGTGGAGGAGCAGAACGCAGTGTACTGTGAGAACTGCTACGGAGAGTTTTTTGCTCCCACCTGTGCACGCTGCAACACCAAGATCATGGGG GAGGTGATGCATGCTCTGCGGCAGACATGGCACACCACCTGCTTTGTGTGTGCTGCCTGTGGCAAGGCCTTTGGAAACAGCCTATTCCACATGGAGGACGGGGAGCCTTACTGCGAGAAAG ATTACATTTCACTCTTCAGCACCAAATGCCATGGCTGTGACTTCCCAGTAGAAGCGGGAGACAAGTTCATTGAAGCACTGGGTCATACCTGGCACGATACCTGCTTTGTCTGTGCG GTGTGCCATGTGAACCTGGAGGGCCAGCCCTTCTACTCCAAGAAGGACAAGCCCCTGTGCAAGAAGCACGCTCACGCCATCAATGTGTAA
- the LOC123728697 gene encoding LIM domain-binding protein 3 isoform X3, with protein sequence MQKAPPMYQGQSMYQGLCMQKGPPMQQGPSMYQGLCMQQGPPMQQGPPMYQGPPMQQGPPMYQGPPIHQAPPMQRHPMQQQPPMQQSSIQIPVGPPPPKVVSTACIVPAPAPVPTPATAPAAPEPPSSRPPWITDNSFANKFDPSKSTSTSMKVPALPQSAPPAPAYIPNPGSAHTPPSAPSPAYNPSPAPYNPAPAPFPPIARGVAQRAERFAANSSRAPLCGACNNMIRGPFLVALGRSWHPEEFNCHYCHTSLADCSFVEEQNAVYCENCYGEFFAPTCARCNTKIMGEVMHALRQTWHTTCFVCAACGKAFGNSLFHMEDGEPYCEKDYISLFSTKCHGCDFPVEAGDKFIEALGHTWHDTCFVCAVCHVNLEGQPFYSKKDKPLCKKHAHAINV encoded by the exons ATGCAAAAAGCCCCTCCCATGTATCAGGGGCAATCCATGTACCAGGGGCTTTGTATGCAGAAGGGACCTCCCATGCAGCAGGGACCTTCCATGTACCAGGGGCTTTGTATGCAGCAGGGACCTCCCATGCAGCAGGGACCTCCCATGTACCAAGGGCCTCCAATGCAGCAGGGACCACCCATGTACCAGGGGCCCCCCATACACCAGGCCCCGCCTATGCAGCGACATCCCAtgcagcagcagcctcccatGCAGCAAAGCTCCATCCAGATCCCTGTGGGCCCTCCTCCACCCAAGGTGGTCAGCACAGCCTGCATTGTGCCAG CTCCAGCCCCTGTTCCAACCCCAGCCACAGCCCCGGCCGCCCCTGAACCCCCCTCCAGCAGGCCACCCTGGATCACGGACAACTCTTTTGCCAACAAGTTTGACCCCAGCAAGAGCACCAGCACCAGCATGAAAGTGCCTGCTCTACCTCAGAGTGCCCCACCAGCACCAGCCTACATCCCAAACCCTGGCTCCGCCCACACCCCTCCCTCTGCCCCAAGCCCTGCCTATAATCCCAGCCCCGCCCCCTACAACCCCGCCCCTGCCCCCTTCCCTCCCATTGCCCGGGGCGTAGCCCAAAGGGCGGAGCGCTTTGCTGCCAACAGCAGCAGAGCACCCCTCTGTGGCGCTTGCAACAACATGATCCG GGGACCCTTCCTGGTGGCCTTGGGTCGCTCCTGGCACCCAGAGGAGTTCAACTGTCACTACTGCCACACATCGCTGGCAGACTGCAGCTTTGTGGAGGAGCAGAACGCAGTGTACTGTGAGAACTGCTACGGAGAGTTTTTTGCTCCCACCTGTGCACGCTGCAACACCAAGATCATGGGG GAGGTGATGCATGCTCTGCGGCAGACATGGCACACCACCTGCTTTGTGTGTGCTGCCTGTGGCAAGGCCTTTGGAAACAGCCTATTCCACATGGAGGACGGGGAGCCTTACTGCGAGAAAG ATTACATTTCACTCTTCAGCACCAAATGCCATGGCTGTGACTTCCCAGTAGAAGCGGGAGACAAGTTCATTGAAGCACTGGGTCATACCTGGCACGATACCTGCTTTGTCTGTGCG GTGTGCCATGTGAACCTGGAGGGCCAGCCCTTCTACTCCAAGAAGGACAAGCCCCTGTGCAAGAAGCACGCTCACGCCATCAATGTGTAA